The sequence below is a genomic window from Variovorax paradoxus B4.
AGGAAGAGGCGCCCGCGGCCGAGACGCAGGATGTCCCCTCGCCGACGCCAGTGCCGGCCTCCGCCACCGTGTCGCGTCTGCCGCCCCCCGGCCAGCCCTACGTCCCCACGGCCGCCAGGGAGGCCGCCGAGTTCGTCGCCAAGATCGCCGAACTCTCCGCCACCAACCCGGCCTCCGCCGCGGTCGAGGAAGAGGAAACGCCGCAGCTCAAGCTCGTGCCGATCGAGGAGCCGCCAGCGCCCAAGGGCTACACACCCGCGGTGCTCGCCATCACCGGCACCAACGGCAAGACCACCGTCACCGCGCTCACCGGCCAGCTGGTCGAGCGCGCAGGAAAGAGCGTGGCCGTGGCGGGCAACATCGGCCCGACGCTGCTCGACACCCTGGCTGCGCACATCGATGCCGAGACGCTGCCCGATGTCTGGGTGCTCGAACTCTCGAGCTTCCAGCTCGACGGCGTGCAGGGCTTCGAGCCGACCGCCGCCACCGTACTCAACCTCACGCAGGACCATCTCGACTGGCATGGCGACATGCCGAATTACGCATCGGCCAAGGCGCGCATCTTCGGCACGCAGGGGCTCATGGTGCTCAACCGCGACGACCCCGGCGTGATGGCCATGCTGCCCCCGCCCGTCAAGGTGAAACTGCAGCGTCCACAGATCCGCGCCCACGTCACCTTTGGCGCCGCGATGCCGCTGCGTCCCGGGGACTACGGCATCGAGCGCGTCAACGGCATGGCCTGGCTGGTGCGCGCGCTCGAAGCCGACGAGACGCAGAAGCGCAAGCGCGGCGCGGTGGTCGAGGAAGAAATCTTCCTGCAGCGCCTGCTGCCGGCCGACGTGCTGCGCATCCGCGGCCGCCACAACGCCATGAACGCGCTGGCGGCGCTCGCGCTGGCCAGTGCCGCCGGTTGCCCGCTCGGTCCCATGCTCTACGGCCTGCGCGAATATCGCGGCGAGCCGCACCGCGTGGAGCCGATCGCGCTGATCGACGAGGTCGAGTACTTCGACGACAGCAAGGGCACCAACGTCGGCGCGACGGTCGCCGCCCTCAACGGCCTCGGCGAAGACCGCCGCGTGGTCGTCATCCTCGGTGGCGAGGGCAAGGGCCAGGACTTCGAACCGCTCGCCGCGCCCGTGGCGCAGTACGCGCGCGCCGTGGTGCTCATCGGCCGCGATGCGCCGCTGATCGAACAGGCGCTGGCCGCCACCGGCGCTTCGCTGATGCATGCGGGCTCGATGGAGGAGGCCGTCAAGCTGGCCGCCGCGCGCGCCAATCCCGGCGATGCCGTGCTGCTGTCGCCGGCCTGTGCGAGCTTCGACATGTTCAAGGACTACGAGCACCGCGCGGCCGTGTTCCGCGACGCCGTGCAGGCGCTTGCGGACGACCCGAGCGAGGCGGCCTCGTCGAACGATTCCGATTTTTCTTCGGGAGACCCGGTGTGAGCACCACAGCCGCCGGCGCCACGCCCAACGCAAAGACCAGCCGTTTCGGCGGCTGGTTCAGGCGCGCGCGCAGCGGCATCGATTCGCTGCCGGTGCACCTGCCGGTGCGGCTGGGCGGCGCCGGCGTCACGCAGACCAAGGCCGCGCCGATGCGCGTGCTGGGCTTCGACCAGGCGCTGGTCTGGGTCACCGTCGCGCTGCTCACCTGGGGCCTGGTGATGGTGTATTCGGCCTCCATCGCGCTGCCGGACAACCCGCGCTTCGCCCGCGCGGGCTACAGCGCGTCGTTCTTCCTCACGCGACACGCGGCCTCGGTGGTGTTCGCGTTCGTCGCGGCGCTCCTGGCCTTCCAGATTCCCATGAAGACCTGGGAGCGCGCCGCGCCCTGGCTCTTCGTGGCCTCGCTGCTGCTGCTGGTGGCGGTGCTCATTCCGCACATCGGCATCAACGTCAATGGCGCGCGGCGCTGGCTGCCGCTGGGCTTCATGCGCTTCCAGCCGTCCGAGCTCGCCAAGCTGGCGATGGTGCTCTATGCCGCCAGCTACATGGTGCGCAAGATGGAGATCAAGGAGCGCTTCTTCCGCGCCGTGCTGCCGATGGGCGTCGCGGTGGTGGTGGTCGGCATGCTGGTGATGGCCGAGCCCGATATGGGCGCATTCATGGTGATTGCCGTGATTGCCATGGGCATCCTGTTCCTGGGCGGCGTGAACGCGCGCATGTTCTTCGTGATCGCGGCGCTGGTGGTGGTGGCCTTCGGCACCATCGTCGCCACAAGTTCGTGGCGCCGCGAGCGCATCTTTGCGTACCTCGATCCGTGGAGCGAGGAGCATGCGCTGGGCAAGGGCTACCAGCTGTCGCATTCGCTGATCGCCATCGGCCGCGGCGAGATCTTCGGCGTTGGCCTGGGCGGCAGCGTCGAGAAGCTGCACTGGCTGCCCGAGGCACACACCGACTTCCTGCTCGCGGTGATCGGCGAGGAGTTCGGCCTGGTCGGCGTGCTGCTGATCATCGGCATGTTCCTTTGGCTGACGCGCCGCATCATGCACATCGGCCGTCAGGCCATTGCGCTCGACCGCGTGTTCTCGGGCCTCGTGGCGCAGGGCGTGGGCGTGTGGATCGGCTTCCAGGCCTTCATCAACATGGGCGTGAACCTCGGCGCGCTGCCGACCAAGGGCCTGACCTTGCCGCTGATGAGCTTCGGCGGCTCGGCCATCCTGATGAACCTGGTGGCGCTGGCGGTGGTGCTTCGCATTGATTACGAGAATCGTGTGCTGATGCGCGGAGGCCGTATATGACCGGGCGCACCGCACTCGTCATGGCCGGCGGCACCGGTGGCCACATCTTCCCGGGGCTCGCGGTGGCAGAGGCGCTGCGCGAGCGCGGCTGGCGCGTGCACTGGCTGGGCGCGCCCGGCAGCATGGAAGAAAAGCTCGTGCCGCCGCGCGGCTTTGCCTTCGAGCCGGTCCAGTTCGGCGGCGTGCGCGGCAAGGGGCCGCTCACGCTGTTCCTGCTGCCGCTGCGGCTCCTGCGCGCGTTCTGGCAGAGCATCGGCGTGGTGCGCCGCGTCAAGCCCGACGTCGTCGTCGGCCTGGGCGGCTACATCACCTTTCCGGGCGGAATGATGAGCGTGCTGCTCAACAAGCCGCTGGTGCTGCATGAGCAGAACTCGGTGGCCGGCCTTGCCAACAAGGTGCTGGCGGGTGTGGCCGATCGCGTGTTCACGGCGTTCCCCAATGTGCTGAAGAAGGCGCAGTGGGTGGGCAATCCGCTGCGCGCGGCGTTCACCTCGCAACCCGAGCCGGCCGTGCGCTTCGCGGGCCGCAGCGGACCGCTGCGACTGCTGGTGGTTGGCGGCAGCCTGGGAGCCAAGGCACTCAACGCCGTGGTGCCACAGGCGCTGGCCCGCATCGAGCCGGCCACGCGCCCGCAGGTGCTGCACCAGAGCGGCGCCAGGCAGATCGACGAGCTGCGCGCCAACTATGCGGCAGCCGGCGTCGAAGGCGAGCTCACGCCCTTCATCGAAGACACTGCGCAGGCCTATGCCGACGCCGACATCATCGTCGCGCGCGCCGGGGCCAGCACCGTCACAGAAATCGCGGCCGTCGGCGCAGCAGCGCTGTTCGTGCCTTTTCCCTCGGCGGTCGACGACCACCAGACCACCAACGCGCGCTTCCTCGTCGATGCGGGCGGCGGCTGGCTGGTGCAGCAGGCCGACCTCACTCCTGAATTGCTGGCTGATTTGCTACAGAAAACCGGGCGCACTGCGCTGATCGACAAGGCCGCCAAGGCCAAAACCATGCAGAAGACCGAAGCCGTAGAGGCCGTCGTCCGCGCCTGCGAGGAGCTTGCCAGATGAAGCACGCGATTCGTCACATCCATTTCGTGGGCATCGGCGGCTCGGGCATGAGCGGCATCGCCGAGGTGCTGTTCAACCTGGGCTACCGCATCACCGGTTCCGACCTGGCCGACAGCGCCACCTTGCGCCGGCTCGCGGGCCTGGGCATCGGTACCTTCGTGGGCCACGCCGCCGCGCACATCGACGGCGCGGATGCGGTCGTCACCTCCACGGCGGTGCAGTCGGACAACCCCGAGGTTCTGGCCGCGCGCGAGAAGCGCATTCCGGTGGTGCCGCGCGCGCTGATGCTGGCCGAACTGATGCGCCTCAAGCAGGGCATCGCGATCGCGGGCACGCACGGCAAGACCACCACCACCAGCCTGGTGGCGAGCGTGCTCGATGCGGCCGGGCTCGATCCGACCTTCGTGATCGGCGGGCGTCTCAACAGCGCCGGCGCCAATGCGCAGCTCGGCAGCGGCGACTACATCGTGGTGGAAGCCGACGAGTCGGACGCCTCGTTCCTGAATCTGCTGCCCATCATGGCGGTGGTCACGAACATCGACGCCGACCACATGGAAACCTACGGGCACGACTTCGCAAAGCTCAAGAAGGCCTTTGTCGACTTCCTGCACCGCATGCCGTTCTATGGCGTGGCCATCCTGTGCACCGACGATCCGGCGGTGCGCGACATCGTGGCCGAAGTCACCTGCCCGGTGACGAGCTACGGCTTCGGCGAGGACGCCCAGGTGCGCGCGATCGACGTGCGCGCGGTGGGCGGCCAGATGCATTTCACGGCGCAGCGGCGCAACGGCGTCACGCTGCCCGACCTGCCCATCGTGCTGAACCTGCCGGGCGAGCACAACGTGCGCAATGCGCTCTCGGTGATCGCGGTGGCGGTGGAACTCGGCATTCCCGACGAAGCGGTGCAGCGCGGCCTGGCCGGCTTCAAGGGCGTGGGCCGCCGCTTCCAGAGCTATGGCGACGTGGCCGTGCAGGGGCAGCAGGCGGGCAGCTTCACCGTGATCGACGACTACGGACATCACCCGGTCGAGATGGCCGCAACCATTGCCGCCGCGCGCGGCGCGTTCCCGGGACGCCGGCTGGTGCTGGCCTTCCAGCCGCACCGCTACACCCGCACGCGCGACTGCTTCGAGGATTTCGTCAAGGTCATCGGCAACGCCGATGCGGTGCTGCTGGGCGAGGTGTATGCCGCGGGTGAGCCGCCCATCGTGGCGGCCGACGGCCGCACGCTGGCGCGCGCCCTCCGCGTGGCGGGCAAGGTGGAGCCGGTGTTCGTCGACGACATCGGCGCGATGCCGCAGGCCATCCTGGACAACGCGCGCGCCGGCGACGTGGTGCTTTGCATGGGCGCAGGCTCCATTGGCGCCGTGCCGGGCAAGGTGGTTGAAATTGCAGCCGCGGCATCGCTGCCGCCAACAACGCGCACCAAGCGCAAGGGGGAGGCATCGTGAGCCTTCAGGATCCAAAGCAATTCGGCAAGGTTGCCGTGCTGTTCGGCGGAAGCTCCGCCGAGCGCGAAATCTCGCTGCTGTCCGGCAACGGCGTGCTCGAGGCGCTGCGCTCGCGCGGCGTCGATGCGCATGCCTTCGATCCCGCCGAGCGCGACCTGGTCGAGTTGCGGCGCGAGGGGTTCGCGCGCTGCTTCATCGCGCTGCACGGCCGGCATGGCGAGGACGGCACGGTGCAGGGCGCGCTCGAACTGCTCGGCATTCCCTACACCGGCTCGGGCGTGATGGCTTCGAGCGTGGCCATGGACAAGGTCATGACCAAGCGCATCTGGCAGGCCGATGGACTGCCGACGCCCAAGTACGTGCGCCTGGCTTTCGACCAGCAAAGCCGCGAGCAGATCCGCGCCGTGCCCGACGTGCTCGGCTTGCCGCTGATCGTGAAGCCGCCGCGCGAGGGCTCGTCGATCGGCGTGACCAAGGTCGAGGGCTATTCGCAGATGCAGGACGCGGTGGCGCTTTCGGCGAAGTACGACGCCGACGTGCTGTGCGAGGAATTCATCGAAGGCGAGGAAGTGACCTGCGCCGTGCTCGGCAGCGGCCTCGACGCGCATGC
It includes:
- the ftsW gene encoding putative lipid II flippase FtsW codes for the protein MSTTAAGATPNAKTSRFGGWFRRARSGIDSLPVHLPVRLGGAGVTQTKAAPMRVLGFDQALVWVTVALLTWGLVMVYSASIALPDNPRFARAGYSASFFLTRHAASVVFAFVAALLAFQIPMKTWERAAPWLFVASLLLLVAVLIPHIGINVNGARRWLPLGFMRFQPSELAKLAMVLYAASYMVRKMEIKERFFRAVLPMGVAVVVVGMLVMAEPDMGAFMVIAVIAMGILFLGGVNARMFFVIAALVVVAFGTIVATSSWRRERIFAYLDPWSEEHALGKGYQLSHSLIAIGRGEIFGVGLGGSVEKLHWLPEAHTDFLLAVIGEEFGLVGVLLIIGMFLWLTRRIMHIGRQAIALDRVFSGLVAQGVGVWIGFQAFINMGVNLGALPTKGLTLPLMSFGGSAILMNLVALAVVLRIDYENRVLMRGGRI
- the murC gene encoding UDP-N-acetylmuramate--L-alanine ligase — its product is MKHAIRHIHFVGIGGSGMSGIAEVLFNLGYRITGSDLADSATLRRLAGLGIGTFVGHAAAHIDGADAVVTSTAVQSDNPEVLAAREKRIPVVPRALMLAELMRLKQGIAIAGTHGKTTTTSLVASVLDAAGLDPTFVIGGRLNSAGANAQLGSGDYIVVEADESDASFLNLLPIMAVVTNIDADHMETYGHDFAKLKKAFVDFLHRMPFYGVAILCTDDPAVRDIVAEVTCPVTSYGFGEDAQVRAIDVRAVGGQMHFTAQRRNGVTLPDLPIVLNLPGEHNVRNALSVIAVAVELGIPDEAVQRGLAGFKGVGRRFQSYGDVAVQGQQAGSFTVIDDYGHHPVEMAATIAAARGAFPGRRLVLAFQPHRYTRTRDCFEDFVKVIGNADAVLLGEVYAAGEPPIVAADGRTLARALRVAGKVEPVFVDDIGAMPQAILDNARAGDVVLCMGAGSIGAVPGKVVEIAAAASLPPTTRTKRKGEAS
- a CDS encoding D-alanine--D-alanine ligase — protein: MSLQDPKQFGKVAVLFGGSSAEREISLLSGNGVLEALRSRGVDAHAFDPAERDLVELRREGFARCFIALHGRHGEDGTVQGALELLGIPYTGSGVMASSVAMDKVMTKRIWQADGLPTPKYVRLAFDQQSREQIRAVPDVLGLPLIVKPPREGSSIGVTKVEGYSQMQDAVALSAKYDADVLCEEFIEGEEVTCAVLGSGLDAHALPVVRIAAPEGAYDYQNKYFTDDVKYHCPSGLPEAEEHEIQRITLAAYHTLGCRGWGRADVMIRASDRKPFLLEMNTSPGMTSHSLVPMSARAAGIAYEDLCLRVLASASLDAAGGAQ
- the murD gene encoding UDP-N-acetylmuramoyl-L-alanine--D-glutamate ligase codes for the protein MRHLKDLPVLILGLGASGLAMVRWCARHGAVVTVADTRDAPALLATLRAELPDVAFVGGPFSAALVEGTPIRAVYRSPGLSPATIAPVVDAARAVGLAVGGELDLFARALLDLRTVEVPVVEAEPEVQAEPSVETPAESVVEPEAQGELPLGGEPAEAADGTTVEAVEVPETPETPEMAEPVAEPAPSAQTEAMPRDPSLSVPAAPPEEEQQPSQEEAPAAETQDVPSPTPVPASATVSRLPPPGQPYVPTAAREAAEFVAKIAELSATNPASAAVEEEETPQLKLVPIEEPPAPKGYTPAVLAITGTNGKTTVTALTGQLVERAGKSVAVAGNIGPTLLDTLAAHIDAETLPDVWVLELSSFQLDGVQGFEPTAATVLNLTQDHLDWHGDMPNYASAKARIFGTQGLMVLNRDDPGVMAMLPPPVKVKLQRPQIRAHVTFGAAMPLRPGDYGIERVNGMAWLVRALEADETQKRKRGAVVEEEIFLQRLLPADVLRIRGRHNAMNALAALALASAAGCPLGPMLYGLREYRGEPHRVEPIALIDEVEYFDDSKGTNVGATVAALNGLGEDRRVVVILGGEGKGQDFEPLAAPVAQYARAVVLIGRDAPLIEQALAATGASLMHAGSMEEAVKLAAARANPGDAVLLSPACASFDMFKDYEHRAAVFRDAVQALADDPSEAASSNDSDFSSGDPV
- the murG gene encoding undecaprenyldiphospho-muramoylpentapeptide beta-N-acetylglucosaminyltransferase, which encodes MTGRTALVMAGGTGGHIFPGLAVAEALRERGWRVHWLGAPGSMEEKLVPPRGFAFEPVQFGGVRGKGPLTLFLLPLRLLRAFWQSIGVVRRVKPDVVVGLGGYITFPGGMMSVLLNKPLVLHEQNSVAGLANKVLAGVADRVFTAFPNVLKKAQWVGNPLRAAFTSQPEPAVRFAGRSGPLRLLVVGGSLGAKALNAVVPQALARIEPATRPQVLHQSGARQIDELRANYAAAGVEGELTPFIEDTAQAYADADIIVARAGASTVTEIAAVGAAALFVPFPSAVDDHQTTNARFLVDAGGGWLVQQADLTPELLADLLQKTGRTALIDKAAKAKTMQKTEAVEAVVRACEELAR